Within the Aeromicrobium sp. Root236 genome, the region CCGTCGAGGCCGAGATGACCCGGCTCACCGACCTGCTCGACGAGCTGTCGGCGCAGATGGACCCGGCGCGGCCGTGGGACATGCCTGGCGCTGACGAGCTCGACCGGGTGACCCTCCTCGGCTGGCTGGAGCAGAGCTGCGCCGAGCCGGAGGCCCGCGACAACATCGCGATGTTCATCGCGCAGGCCATGCTGACCAAGCCGGCGCACACGTTCTCGGCGCTGCAGGCGGTGCACATGGCCGCGAGCGCCGGCAGCTTCAGCAACCTCGTCGACTCCGAGTTCATCCTCGACAAGCGGGTCATCGGCGGCCTGCAGCAGGTGCCGCTCCGCCTGGCCGAGCGGCTCGGCAGCGCCGTGCGCACCGGGCGAGACGTCGAGAAGGTCGTGTGGACCGACGACGGCGTCACGGTCTCGTCGGGCGACCTGACGGTCAGCGCCCGTCACCTGGTCCTCGCGATCCCGCCGACCGCCGTCACGCGCGTACGGTTCGAGCCGCCGCTCCCGTCTATCCAGCGGGAGACCCGCCAGCACCAGTCGTTCGGTCAGGTCATCAAGGTGCACGCCACGTACGAGACACCGTTCTGGCGCGACGCCGGCCTGTCGGGGACGGCGTTCAGCCCGTACGAGGTGGTGCACGAGGCGTACGACAACACCAACCACGACGAGTCGCGGGGAACCCTCGTCGGCTTCGTCTCGGACCTGCAGGCCGATGCCGTCCTCAGGCTCTCGGCCGCAGAGCGCCGCGGCGTGATCCTGTCGTCGCTGTCGACGTACTTCGGCCCGCAGGCTGCAGCGCCGCTGACGTACTTCGAGAGCGACTGGATCTCCGAGGAGCTGGGCAGCGGGGCGTACGGCTCGAGCTTCGACATCGGCGGGCTCACCCGTTTCGGTCCGCGCCTACGGGAGCCCGTCGGCCCGATCCAGATCG harbors:
- a CDS encoding NAD(P)/FAD-dependent oxidoreductase; its protein translation is MTNEEVDVLVVGAGATGLSAAYALQRAGRSVLVLESRERVGGRLWTDEVDGVDLEIGGQWVSPDQDALLAMLDELGLETFERHREGESIYVGLDGERRTFTGEVLPVDGAVEAEMTRLTDLLDELSAQMDPARPWDMPGADELDRVTLLGWLEQSCAEPEARDNIAMFIAQAMLTKPAHTFSALQAVHMAASAGSFSNLVDSEFILDKRVIGGLQQVPLRLAERLGSAVRTGRDVEKVVWTDDGVTVSSGDLTVSARHLVLAIPPTAVTRVRFEPPLPSIQRETRQHQSFGQVIKVHATYETPFWRDAGLSGTAFSPYEVVHEAYDNTNHDESRGTLVGFVSDLQADAVLRLSAAERRGVILSSLSTYFGPQAAAPLTYFESDWISEELGSGAYGSSFDIGGLTRFGPRLREPVGPIQIGSSDVAGLGFQHVDGALRVGAELAAAIVGR